From a single Prochlorococcus sp. MIT 0603 genomic region:
- a CDS encoding asparaginase: MDFKSKLNQKDINKNTPRLKVLLKRNSIIESIHNVHAVVCDKKGRVLMSAGNSEYSTFIRSALKPFQTIPFISSGAYKKVMCDEKVLAIACGSHSGTKTHAREAFKLLWHSDVAVEHLQCPIPAEKTSPLEHNCSGKHAAFLATCMKMNWQLDTYLEADHPLQIEINRKVAELLKIESKDLTLAIDNCGSPTLMLKLYQMAFLYAQLNGSSQSELEQISRAMIRQPELVAGEGRFDTEVIKRSHGQLICKGGSEGIQCLSKIGDCMGIAIKAEDGSRRAKHAVALHLLKQLEWITPASLEELEEKVMVINPEVKLEVKGELRFQEK, from the coding sequence ATGGATTTCAAAAGCAAGTTAAATCAAAAAGATATTAATAAAAATACACCTAGGCTTAAGGTTTTACTTAAGCGAAATTCAATTATAGAGTCAATTCATAATGTACATGCTGTTGTATGCGATAAGAAAGGCAGAGTATTAATGAGTGCAGGAAATTCTGAATATTCAACATTTATTCGTTCTGCATTGAAACCATTTCAAACAATACCTTTCATCAGTAGTGGTGCTTATAAAAAGGTTATGTGTGATGAAAAAGTTCTAGCAATTGCATGCGGATCGCATTCCGGAACAAAGACTCATGCCAGGGAGGCTTTTAAACTCCTATGGCATTCTGATGTTGCAGTAGAACATCTTCAATGCCCCATTCCCGCAGAAAAGACAAGTCCCCTAGAACATAATTGTTCAGGGAAACATGCTGCTTTTCTAGCAACATGTATGAAAATGAATTGGCAATTAGATACGTATTTGGAAGCAGATCACCCACTCCAGATAGAAATAAATCGAAAAGTAGCTGAGCTTTTAAAAATAGAAAGTAAAGACCTTACATTGGCAATAGACAACTGTGGTTCTCCAACTTTAATGCTAAAGCTATATCAAATGGCTTTTCTCTATGCCCAACTAAATGGGTCTAGTCAAAGCGAACTAGAACAAATTAGCAGGGCGATGATTAGGCAACCAGAGCTAGTTGCAGGGGAAGGGCGTTTTGACACTGAAGTAATAAAAAGATCTCATGGTCAGTTAATTTGCAAAGGCGGATCAGAAGGTATTCAATGCTTAAGCAAAATTGGTGACTGCATGGGAATAGCAATAAAAGCTGAAGATGGTTCAAGGCGAGCAAAACACGCTGTTGCTCTTCACTTGTTAAAGCAACTTGAATGGATTACGCCTGCAAGCCTGGAGGAACTTGAAGAAAAAGTAATGGTTATCAATCCAGAAGTAAAACTTGAAGTCAAAGGAGAGCTGAGATTTCAGGAAAAGTAA
- a CDS encoding CGLD27 family protein has product MSLSINSPVPLKQRPTQEFIELKSSVFFSIATKDHSSFYRYLVYIWLLSYPIFLIICSGSYALQNDLTKLSIISLITSSIVPFLFLLRQSLGWGYINKRLLSRTIAYEESDWHDGQIWVKPETWKCRENLISKEEVSPVIIRIRSSLYALLSIIILILGIYLYLIY; this is encoded by the coding sequence ATGTCTCTTAGTATAAATTCACCTGTGCCTTTAAAACAAAGGCCAACCCAAGAATTCATTGAGCTTAAATCTTCAGTCTTCTTCTCAATAGCAACTAAAGATCATTCCTCTTTCTATAGATATTTAGTATATATATGGCTACTATCCTACCCAATATTCCTGATAATATGTAGCGGAAGTTATGCTCTACAAAATGACCTAACTAAACTCTCAATCATTTCGTTGATTACAAGTTCTATAGTACCTTTTCTTTTTCTATTAAGACAATCTTTAGGTTGGGGATATATAAATAAAAGGCTATTATCTAGGACTATTGCTTATGAAGAAAGTGATTGGCATGATGGACAAATATGGGTAAAACCAGAAACATGGAAATGCAGAGAAAACTTAATTTCCAAAGAAGAAGTATCCCCAGTAATTATAAGAATAAGATCATCTCTGTATGCATTATTATCTATTATTATTCTAATTTTAGGGATATACCTATATCTTATCTATTAA
- the rsfS gene encoding ribosome silencing factor translates to MDSNHLIKLAAKAADNLKAVNIQMIQIEMVSSIADWIMISEGLSDVQVRSIVRSIEDELDSKANILPLRKEGVNEGKWALLDYGDIIINVFQPRERKYYELESFWSNGIIYNYLDTINEE, encoded by the coding sequence ATGGATAGTAATCACTTAATTAAATTGGCAGCCAAAGCAGCTGATAACTTAAAGGCAGTAAATATACAAATGATTCAAATCGAAATGGTTTCTAGTATTGCAGATTGGATAATGATTAGTGAAGGACTATCTGATGTGCAAGTCAGATCAATTGTTAGATCTATAGAAGATGAATTAGATAGCAAAGCAAATATACTCCCCCTACGTAAAGAAGGAGTAAATGAAGGGAAATGGGCACTTCTTGATTACGGTGATATAATCATCAATGTTTTCCAACCTAGAGAGAGAAAATATTATGAGTTGGAATCATTTTGGAGCAATGGAATTATTTATAATTATTTAGATACAATTAACGAGGAATAG
- a CDS encoding DUF3318 domain-containing protein encodes MSELQRLKGLLPPENQSWVFVEAAAAIDPPLIDLEEIGRDEVEIQIDIEQWENLALDHRNLLFWHEVGRIQNDTIPRDGWEMAALAIGLGGAIGELWVQDGLLLIMALGLSGFAGYRLYLKNNSEKRLQDAISADERAIDLACRFGYSVPNAYKSLGGALKELIENTRKKKKRSFFEDRLEALRKSAEKARAEMAEQQGSRQSITSENVYG; translated from the coding sequence ATGAGCGAGCTCCAGCGGCTAAAAGGGCTATTACCTCCCGAAAACCAAAGCTGGGTTTTCGTAGAGGCTGCTGCCGCTATAGACCCACCTCTGATAGACCTGGAAGAAATCGGAAGGGACGAAGTGGAAATCCAGATTGATATAGAGCAATGGGAAAACCTTGCTCTGGATCATAGAAATTTACTTTTTTGGCACGAAGTAGGAAGGATTCAAAACGATACAATTCCACGAGACGGCTGGGAGATGGCAGCACTTGCAATAGGACTAGGCGGTGCAATTGGAGAGCTTTGGGTGCAAGATGGCCTGCTATTGATTATGGCTCTTGGTTTATCAGGTTTTGCAGGATATAGGCTCTATTTAAAAAACAATTCTGAAAAAAGACTTCAAGATGCTATTTCTGCGGATGAAAGAGCTATAGATCTAGCATGTAGATTTGGTTATAGCGTCCCAAATGCATATAAGAGCTTAGGTGGAGCATTGAAAGAACTAATAGAAAACACTAGAAAAAAGAAAAAGAGAAGTTTTTTTGAAGATCGTTTAGAAGCACTTCGAAAGAGTGCGGAAAAAGCTAGAGCCGAAATGGCTGAGCAACAAGGATCACGACAATCAATTACCAGTGAAAATGTATATGGATAG
- the carB gene encoding carbamoyl-phosphate synthase large subunit yields MPRRNDIRRILILGSGPIVIGQACEFDYSGTQACKALKKEGFEVILVNSNPASIMTDPEMADRTYIEPLTSDVITKIIELEEPDALLPTMGGQTALNAAVQLAEQGILNKYSVELIGADLESIKKAEDRLLFKGCMEKIGVNVCPSGIANNLEEALQVGANISSFPRIIRPAFTLGGSGGGIAYNNEEFLSICKSGLDASPVSQILIEKSLLGWKEFELEVMRDTADNVVIICSIENIDPMGVHTGDSITVAPAQTLTDREYQRLRDQSIQIIREIGVETGGSNVQFAVNPIDGEVVVIEMNPRVSRSSALASKATGFPIAKIAALLSIGYRLDEIINDITAKTPSCFEPTIDYVVTKIPRFAFEKFAGTPPVLTTSMKSVGEVMAIGRCFEESFQKALRSLEIGLTGWSYDCSKTLLNKIDIDRLLREPTPDRLMAIKFAMNIGKSDEYINSLSKIDHWFLSKLRNILMAENNYLINKDISDMTKEVLFELKQLGFSDSQIAYHLKVSEFDIRSLRKELNILPVYKTVDTCASEFESSTPYHYSTYELPFKTILENGQLIEKETANEITYNNDSKVLILGGGPNRIGQGIEFDYCCCHASYQLQKENYKTIMLNSNPETVSTDYDTSDSLYFEPLTLEDVLNVIELEKPEGIIVQFGGQTPLKLSMPILNWLKSDDGLKTGSRILGTSPLSIDQAEDREQFEAVLSDLNIRQPLNGIARSLKEAHLIAANITFPLVVRPSYVLGGRAMEIVYDNDELNTYMTKAVKVEPDHPVLIDQYLENAIEVDVDALSDSEGNVVIAGLMEHIEPAGIHSGDSACCLPSISLSKMSIEVITKWTTSLAHSLNVVGLINLQFAVQKDDKGIEKVFIIEANPRASRTVPFVSKATGFPIARIATSLLIGKTISQAGLDEEPVPPLQSIKEAVLPFRRFPGSDSVLGPEMRSTGEVMSTAKDFGMAYAKSELSAGEALPTDGIVFLSTHDRDKQGLIPIAKRLITLGFGLIATSGTAEILSNAGIEVASVLKVHEGRPNIEDLIRSGEIQLIINTPIGRQAIHDDKYLRRAALDYSVPTLTTLPGAKAAVEAINSLQKESMSVNALQDIHINRYIDTSFNK; encoded by the coding sequence ATGCCACGACGTAACGATATACGTCGCATATTAATTCTAGGTTCTGGACCTATTGTCATTGGTCAGGCCTGTGAATTCGACTATTCAGGAACACAAGCTTGCAAAGCTTTAAAAAAAGAGGGTTTTGAAGTGATTTTGGTTAATTCCAATCCTGCTTCAATCATGACAGACCCTGAAATGGCAGACAGAACTTATATTGAACCTCTTACATCAGATGTAATTACAAAAATAATTGAGTTAGAAGAGCCAGACGCATTATTGCCAACAATGGGTGGCCAAACTGCCCTTAATGCTGCAGTTCAACTTGCAGAGCAAGGGATCCTTAACAAATATTCAGTTGAATTGATTGGAGCAGATTTGGAATCAATTAAAAAGGCTGAAGACAGATTGCTTTTTAAAGGTTGTATGGAGAAAATAGGAGTCAATGTATGTCCTTCTGGAATAGCTAATAATCTTGAAGAAGCTTTACAAGTCGGTGCAAATATATCTTCATTCCCAAGAATTATTCGACCAGCTTTTACTTTAGGAGGAAGTGGAGGTGGAATTGCTTATAACAATGAGGAATTTTTATCTATTTGTAAATCGGGTTTAGATGCTAGCCCAGTGTCTCAAATACTTATAGAAAAATCATTATTGGGCTGGAAAGAGTTTGAGCTTGAGGTTATGAGAGATACTGCAGATAATGTAGTAATTATTTGCAGTATTGAAAATATTGACCCAATGGGTGTTCATACAGGTGACTCAATAACAGTAGCTCCAGCGCAAACATTAACCGACCGCGAATATCAAAGACTAAGAGATCAATCCATTCAAATTATTAGAGAGATTGGAGTAGAAACTGGTGGTAGCAATGTCCAATTTGCTGTTAACCCAATAGATGGAGAAGTTGTAGTTATAGAAATGAATCCAAGAGTTAGTAGATCTTCAGCATTGGCTAGTAAGGCTACTGGCTTCCCTATCGCTAAGATCGCTGCACTTCTTTCAATTGGCTATAGATTGGATGAAATTATTAATGACATTACTGCTAAAACCCCGTCTTGCTTTGAACCAACTATTGATTATGTAGTTACAAAAATCCCTAGATTTGCTTTTGAAAAGTTTGCTGGAACTCCTCCTGTTTTAACTACATCAATGAAATCGGTAGGAGAAGTAATGGCAATTGGTAGATGTTTTGAGGAATCATTTCAGAAAGCATTGAGATCATTGGAAATTGGACTTACTGGTTGGTCTTATGATTGCAGTAAAACTCTTCTTAACAAGATTGATATTGATCGTCTTTTGCGAGAGCCAACTCCAGATAGACTTATGGCTATTAAGTTCGCAATGAATATTGGTAAAAGTGATGAATATATAAACTCTCTTTCCAAAATCGACCATTGGTTTCTTTCTAAACTACGTAACATTTTAATGGCAGAGAATAATTATTTAATTAATAAAGATATTTCTGATATGACTAAAGAAGTACTTTTCGAACTTAAACAACTTGGCTTTTCGGATTCGCAAATAGCTTATCATTTAAAAGTTAGTGAATTTGATATTAGATCATTAAGAAAAGAACTTAATATACTACCAGTTTATAAAACAGTTGATACTTGTGCTTCTGAGTTTGAATCTTCTACACCATATCACTATTCTACATATGAATTACCATTCAAAACTATACTTGAAAATGGTCAATTAATTGAGAAAGAAACAGCTAACGAAATAACTTATAATAATGATAGCAAGGTTCTTATCTTGGGAGGAGGACCTAATAGAATTGGGCAGGGAATAGAGTTTGATTATTGTTGTTGCCATGCTTCTTATCAATTACAGAAAGAAAATTACAAGACAATAATGTTAAACAGTAACCCTGAAACAGTCTCAACTGATTACGATACTAGTGATAGTCTTTATTTTGAACCTTTAACTTTAGAAGATGTTCTAAATGTAATTGAGTTGGAAAAACCTGAAGGTATAATTGTTCAATTTGGAGGCCAAACCCCGTTGAAATTATCAATGCCAATTCTCAATTGGCTGAAATCAGATGATGGCTTGAAAACTGGAAGTCGAATTTTGGGTACTTCTCCTCTTTCAATAGATCAGGCTGAGGATAGAGAGCAATTTGAGGCTGTTTTGAGTGACTTAAATATACGTCAGCCTTTAAATGGAATAGCAAGATCTTTAAAAGAGGCACATCTTATAGCTGCAAATATTACTTTCCCTTTAGTAGTCCGACCTTCTTATGTATTAGGAGGTCGGGCAATGGAAATTGTCTATGACAATGATGAATTGAATACTTATATGACGAAAGCTGTAAAAGTAGAACCTGATCACCCAGTTTTAATAGATCAATATTTAGAAAATGCTATAGAAGTAGATGTAGATGCTCTGTCTGATTCCGAAGGCAATGTTGTAATAGCTGGTCTAATGGAACATATAGAACCAGCTGGTATTCATTCTGGTGATTCTGCATGCTGTCTTCCTTCAATATCACTATCAAAAATGTCAATAGAAGTAATAACTAAATGGACGACATCTTTAGCTCATTCATTAAATGTTGTTGGTTTAATAAACTTACAATTTGCGGTTCAAAAGGATGATAAAGGAATTGAGAAAGTATTTATTATAGAAGCCAATCCAAGAGCGTCCAGAACAGTTCCTTTTGTTTCTAAAGCAACAGGATTCCCTATAGCTCGTATTGCTACAAGTTTGTTGATTGGTAAAACAATTTCTCAGGCTGGCTTGGACGAAGAGCCTGTCCCTCCATTGCAATCTATTAAAGAAGCAGTACTGCCATTTAGACGTTTCCCTGGATCAGACAGTGTTTTGGGCCCAGAAATGCGTTCAACTGGTGAAGTGATGTCTACAGCAAAAGATTTTGGAATGGCATATGCAAAATCTGAACTTTCTGCAGGAGAAGCTTTACCTACAGATGGCATTGTATTTCTTTCGACCCATGATCGAGATAAGCAAGGCTTAATACCAATTGCTAAAAGACTTATCACCTTGGGTTTTGGCCTTATAGCTACTTCAGGAACAGCTGAAATACTTTCCAATGCAGGCATTGAAGTTGCTTCAGTACTAAAAGTACATGAAGGGAGGCCAAATATTGAGGATTTAATTCGCTCTGGTGAAATCCAACTGATAATTAATACCCCTATAGGAAGACAAGCTATTCATGATGACAAATATCTGAGAAGAGCTGCGCTTGATTATTCTGTTCCAACTCTTACAACACTACCTGGAGCAAAAGCAGCTGTTGAGGCTATAAATTCACTTCAAAAGGAATCAATGTCTGTAAATGCCTTACAAGATATTCATATAAACAGATATATAGATACTTCTTTTAATAAATAA
- a CDS encoding DUF6447 family protein — protein MADYEANQADPILTFDEKRYNINSLPNDVKELVKGLQIADSQLRLHEDTLKVLAVGRQSLIKELSEKLKDIPPLANN, from the coding sequence ATGGCAGACTACGAAGCCAATCAGGCAGATCCTATACTCACATTTGATGAAAAGCGTTATAACATTAATTCACTTCCCAATGATGTAAAGGAATTGGTGAAAGGACTGCAAATTGCAGATAGTCAATTAAGACTTCATGAGGACACGTTAAAAGTTTTAGCCGTTGGCAGACAAAGTTTAATTAAAGAATTAAGTGAGAAGCTAAAGGATATTCCCCCATTAGCAAATAACTAA
- a CDS encoding ABC transporter ATP-binding protein, which produces MISNTNLSFKKLVSHLIPYLRELIAGGAFMLIYVCCWPVLAWLAGRLIPAIGKGDLQLVLNIITQALIIFLLQKTAQYIQDTILARPALKTSQKIRQDLFKKLQKIDIQSLEKLSTGDITYRLTEDADRVGEVIYKTVQDTIPCIFQLIAVITYMIYIDINLSIATLLLAPIITLLVGKFGEKVLITEEKSQQKISNLASLLSESIQVLPLIKAYGAENWLQQRFDNQVDIHRKAKYKALKQIALQHPVIGFIEALGILIVLAIGALRIQSGAIDGQGFSSYFAALLMLIDPISHLTTNFNELQQGQASLKRLREINRLPKEDNEENLLTANLNNGGEIEIKDVCFSYKNGDQVINNINLKIRSGEKIALVGPSGAGKSTIFSLLLKFIKPQNGKIYINGNDLSTVDSYQVRSKIAIVPQKMNILSGTILDSISFGRNYTKEEIITASKIANAHEFIMNMPSNYSTHIEERGTNLSGGQLQRISIARAILGNPSILLLDEATSALDAESEKSVQMALDQAMKNRTVLIIAHRLATTQEADKIIYIENGSIAETGQHDELMNKAGKYRELCEKQFIRDIKNINQTP; this is translated from the coding sequence ATGATTTCAAATACTAATCTTAGCTTCAAAAAATTAGTCTCTCATTTAATTCCCTATTTGAGAGAGTTAATTGCTGGTGGTGCATTTATGTTGATATATGTATGTTGCTGGCCAGTTCTTGCTTGGCTGGCGGGAAGATTAATTCCAGCTATTGGCAAAGGAGACTTACAGCTAGTTCTTAATATAATAACTCAAGCATTAATTATATTTTTACTTCAAAAAACTGCGCAATATATTCAAGATACTATTTTGGCAAGACCAGCATTAAAGACAAGTCAAAAAATAAGGCAGGATTTATTTAAGAAGCTTCAGAAAATAGATATTCAATCACTAGAAAAATTATCAACTGGGGATATTACCTACAGACTTACTGAAGATGCTGATCGTGTAGGTGAAGTAATTTACAAAACTGTTCAAGATACAATTCCATGTATATTTCAACTTATTGCAGTGATAACTTATATGATTTATATAGATATCAATCTGTCAATTGCGACACTACTACTAGCTCCTATTATAACCTTACTTGTAGGAAAATTTGGAGAGAAAGTATTAATAACTGAAGAAAAAAGCCAACAAAAGATAAGCAATCTAGCTAGCTTACTATCAGAATCTATACAAGTGCTTCCACTAATAAAAGCCTACGGTGCTGAGAATTGGTTGCAACAAAGATTCGATAATCAAGTAGATATCCATAGAAAAGCAAAGTATAAAGCTCTAAAGCAAATAGCTTTACAACATCCTGTAATAGGTTTTATTGAAGCACTAGGCATATTAATAGTTCTTGCAATTGGCGCTCTTAGAATTCAGTCTGGCGCTATAGATGGTCAGGGATTTAGCAGCTATTTTGCAGCTTTATTAATGTTAATAGACCCAATAAGTCATCTAACCACGAATTTCAACGAGCTTCAGCAAGGTCAAGCTTCTCTAAAGAGATTGAGAGAAATAAATCGTCTTCCCAAAGAAGATAATGAAGAAAATCTTTTAACTGCAAATTTAAATAATGGAGGTGAGATTGAAATCAAAGATGTTTGCTTCTCTTACAAAAACGGTGATCAAGTTATTAATAATATTAATTTAAAGATTAGGTCTGGTGAGAAAATTGCTCTAGTAGGTCCATCGGGAGCCGGTAAAAGTACAATTTTCTCATTGCTTTTAAAATTTATCAAGCCACAAAATGGTAAGATTTATATTAATGGAAATGATTTATCTACTGTAGACTCTTATCAAGTTAGAAGTAAAATAGCAATAGTACCTCAGAAAATGAATATACTATCTGGAACTATATTAGATAGTATAAGTTTTGGCAGGAATTACACAAAAGAAGAGATTATAACGGCATCTAAAATAGCAAATGCTCATGAGTTCATAATGAATATGCCAAGTAATTACTCAACTCATATAGAAGAAAGAGGTACAAACCTGTCTGGAGGTCAACTGCAGAGAATTTCAATCGCTAGAGCAATACTTGGCAACCCTTCTATTTTATTATTAGATGAAGCGACAAGTGCACTTGATGCTGAGTCAGAGAAATCTGTTCAGATGGCTCTAGATCAGGCAATGAAAAATAGAACAGTTCTAATAATTGCTCATAGATTAGCAACTACTCAAGAAGCAGATAAAATCATTTACATAGAGAATGGTTCAATTGCTGAGACAGGTCAACATGATGAATTAATGAATAAGGCAGGTAAATATAGGGAGCTATGTGAAAAGCAATTTATTAGAGACATTAAAAATATTAATCAAACACCTTGA
- a CDS encoding RNA-binding S4 domain-containing protein, whose translation MKLDQFLKWLGLAQTGGQAKHLILSGQVTVNGITEMKRGRKLFHGDLVCLAKKEYIFSNNQPSGRKLDNNDQ comes from the coding sequence ATGAAATTGGATCAATTTTTAAAATGGCTTGGTTTGGCTCAAACAGGTGGTCAAGCTAAACACCTTATACTCTCTGGCCAAGTTACTGTAAATGGTATAACTGAAATGAAACGTGGCAGAAAGCTTTTTCATGGCGATCTTGTTTGCTTAGCAAAGAAAGAGTACATCTTTTCAAATAATCAACCATCAGGCCGTAAGTTAGACAATAACGATCAATAA
- the tpiA gene encoding triose-phosphate isomerase, translating to MRKPLIAGNWKMHMTCASAIEYMETFLPLSKEFPLDREVVIAPPFTAISTLAIAVKNSIVNISSQNVHWEDKGAFTAEISPSMLLEHNVAYAIVGHSEPRKYFSESDEQINLRARSAQSNGLIPIVCVGETIEQREKGEAERVIRRQVEQGLEQTDLSKLVIAYEPIWAIGTGKTCESNEANRICGLIRQWSGYSDLIIQYGGSVKPGNIDEIMSMRDIDGVLVGGASLDPNDFARIANYQSN from the coding sequence GTGAGAAAACCACTGATTGCCGGTAACTGGAAGATGCATATGACATGTGCATCGGCCATTGAATATATGGAGACATTTCTTCCTTTATCAAAAGAATTCCCTTTAGACCGTGAGGTCGTTATAGCGCCACCTTTTACAGCTATATCAACACTTGCTATTGCAGTTAAAAACTCCATCGTTAACATTTCAAGTCAGAATGTTCATTGGGAGGATAAAGGGGCTTTTACTGCAGAGATATCACCTTCTATGCTGTTAGAACATAATGTTGCTTATGCAATTGTTGGTCATTCCGAACCAAGAAAATATTTTAGTGAAAGTGATGAACAAATTAACCTTAGAGCTAGATCTGCACAATCGAATGGATTAATTCCTATTGTCTGCGTAGGAGAAACCATTGAGCAAAGAGAAAAAGGTGAAGCAGAACGAGTAATAAGAAGACAGGTAGAGCAGGGATTAGAACAGACTGACCTTTCTAAGTTGGTAATTGCTTATGAGCCAATATGGGCAATAGGAACAGGTAAAACTTGTGAGTCAAATGAGGCCAATCGAATTTGCGGATTAATTCGTCAATGGTCAGGGTACTCAGATCTAATTATCCAATATGGGGGTTCAGTAAAGCCTGGGAATATTGATGAAATAATGTCAATGAGAGATATTGATGGTGTGTTAGTAGGAGGAGCATCGCTAGACCCTAATGATTTCGCAAGAATTGCAAATTACCAATCAAATTAA
- the folP gene encoding dihydropteroate synthase, with amino-acid sequence MISQELQITNQINNPWPKGWRENLKIMAVINITPDSFSDGGRFLDPKTALNKATDVIDSGADILDIGGQSTRPGAQLISCEEELNRITPVITLLRKEHPNQLLSIDTFYSKVAKKALDLGVNWVNDISGGRFDSDILNVVADSGAPFVINHSRGNSSNMNTFANYQNVTTEVYEELQRAIDHAYSAGVSKKQIIIDPGIGFAKNNFHNIDLLYNLEKFTNSRFPVLVGPSRKKFIGHTLNQPDPMKRIFGTAAVVCRCVQAKVDMVRVHDVSEMKQVIDMSNALWN; translated from the coding sequence ATGATTTCGCAAGAATTGCAAATTACCAATCAAATTAATAATCCTTGGCCTAAGGGTTGGAGGGAAAATTTAAAGATTATGGCAGTAATAAATATTACTCCTGATTCTTTTAGTGATGGAGGTCGTTTCCTTGATCCAAAAACAGCACTAAATAAAGCAACTGATGTTATAGATTCAGGCGCAGATATTCTAGATATTGGTGGCCAAAGTACAAGGCCTGGAGCACAGTTAATCAGTTGCGAAGAAGAACTTAATAGAATAACTCCTGTCATTACTTTATTGCGTAAAGAGCACCCTAATCAATTACTCTCAATTGATACATTTTACTCAAAAGTAGCAAAAAAAGCCTTGGATTTAGGTGTTAATTGGGTTAACGATATTAGCGGGGGCAGATTTGATTCTGACATTCTTAATGTTGTAGCAGATTCAGGTGCTCCTTTTGTTATTAATCACAGTAGAGGCAATAGTTCAAATATGAATACATTTGCTAATTACCAAAATGTCACTACTGAGGTTTATGAAGAACTTCAGAGAGCTATTGATCATGCTTACTCTGCAGGAGTATCGAAAAAACAAATAATTATAGATCCAGGTATAGGATTTGCTAAGAATAATTTTCATAATATAGATTTATTATATAATTTGGAGAAGTTTACAAATAGTAGATTCCCAGTCTTAGTTGGTCCTTCTAGAAAGAAATTTATTGGTCATACTTTAAATCAACCAGATCCTATGAAACGTATATTTGGAACTGCAGCAGTAGTTTGTAGATGTGTTCAAGCAAAAGTTGATATGGTTAGAGTTCATGATGTATCGGAAATGAAACAGGTGATTGATATGTCAAATGCTTTGTGGAATTAA